agctgaaggacgcctccgggtgcgttagtttctcgctatattgaagacccattgtggtCTTCGACtgctgtctgttctatggtcgggttgttgtcgctttgacacgttccccatacatttcctttctcaattttatgataaacCATGATCAGTCTACCAACTTAATAccatatagcgggttattttcgtggGTGTTAAATTTCGCAATTTTCATtaaataaggtatacgaaatattttgcgTTTATTATTTTTGCGGATTCAAaatttttatcaatacctttgcatgaaCACTTTTAAATCGGCGGAATTTATTTTATCGACTTTGTTGTATCCGCGAATCTAAGCGAAAATGTAcgccccgcgaaaataacccgctatacggtatcaTGTAGTACAAGCATGTGTTTGATCATTTAGGTTGCCTATCAACATCTCTATTTAATCTATTGGTTCCAggaatatttttaagaaaaaaaattaccttCCTTTCATGTAAAACGTGTATCTTAACCGATccttcttattttttgttttccttGAGCGCGTtaaatcattgttattttgttattttgcattGAATACTAAAGATGTTTTTGTTCGTTTGTAGAGTAGTTACTTCGTCACTAACACATAAAAGAATATAGTATTAATAAATGGGTAATTTTATAATGGACTGGTTATAtatccaaggtctgtaataacgGCCCAAGGATTACAGTAATCCGCGGGCCGTTATTACGGACCGAGGATATATAACCAGTCCATTATTAAATTACCCATTTCTTAATACTTTTATTAACCAGTTCTGAGGCAATAAAAATGGAATtgtatattttcttaattatttactgataacaaaatttttCAACAAGGACAACAAATACAGATTGAATTAGGAACTTGTCTGATAATTATTAAGACTCTTGAGAGCTGGAAAAGTCATCCCGTTTCCTCTTCCCAGAAAATATGTTTAGATTTATGACTCCACCATTAATAACAGCGCCAGTTAGAATACTGAATGGATTACTGCAGTCTTTTCTATTGGCAATCATGTTACTTTTACTATTGTTAACACTGCTAGAAGCCTGAGATGGATTTTCAAACATAGATAGCTCTGAATCATTTTCCTTGTCATAATGAATATCAAGAGTTTTTTCTTGAGAGGAAACAATGTGAATATCATATTCAGGACAGTCACTGGTATCCTTATCTGAATTCTCAGGTGCCGTTTCATTCTGATTGCTGGAACATGGAGGAATGACAACATTTGATATGATATTTGATGCCTGGTCTTGTTGTTTCATAGACGGAAAATTATAGTGTGTGAGTGTCGAGATTCCTTTCCATCCGCCTAGCTGGGCAACTTCAGTAGGTGGGCGCTCTGAATGTAACAAACTGGTTGCAAAAGTTTTACGGGTTGAATGATTGACTTTACGGCCATATAACTGTGCGGCCTCGGCCATAGTTTTCATCATAGTCCCCAATTTGTTCTTCCCAATACATTGATGTGAATACCATACATCTTCCTTAGGTTTGTCCAAAGGTCTTAAATAAAACTTGGATGATGGGTCATTTTGAAGATCTGCTGGTCTTTTGCTGAtgtacaattttaacatttttatcggACAGTTTGGGTTTTCTTTTTGTTCGAACATTTTAGGTGCTACTGCTCTATAGTCAGACGACTTGGCGCCAGTTCTCGTCTTAGTTGTTCTctctgaaaaattataaaaacaaacacatgcTTTCAATATCAAACATCATTAGGACACTGGAATGACACTTTATGCTAAATAGATAGCAGTTTATTATTGTTGTTGAACAAAACTTTAATGGTTTGTGTGTTAACGACACACAAACAAACAGACAGTTGCACGAAATAAGCGTAAACATGTGGGTAAAAGCTTATGTCAGATGAAAATTTGTATCAGGCGTAAGGAGAAACA
Above is a window of Mytilus galloprovincialis chromosome 7, xbMytGall1.hap1.1, whole genome shotgun sequence DNA encoding:
- the LOC143082865 gene encoding uncharacterized protein LOC143082865; the encoded protein is MKQDSNGKEYVEFNERTTKTRTGAKSSDYRAVAPKMFEQKENPNCPIKMLKLYISKRPADLQNDPSSKFYLRPLDKPKEDVWYSHQCIGKNKLGTMMKTMAEAAQLYGRKVNHSTRKTFATSLLHSERPPTEVAQLGGWKGISTLTHYNFPSMKQQDQASNIISNVVIPPCSSNQNETAPENSDKDTSDCPEYDIHIVSSQEKTLDIHYDKENDSELSMFENPSQASSSVNNSKSNMIANRKDCSNPFSILTGAVINGGVINLNIFSGKRKRDDFSSSQES